The stretch of DNA ATCTGTTTACAGCAAGGGGCAATGTGTTTGTGGAATCGGATTCAGGGATGACCCTCGCCACCAGCATCCTCTACTGGCATGAAAATAATGAATTGATTTATACGGATAAACCCATCATCCTCACCACGCTGACAGATACTCTCTATGGTGTTGGATTTGAATCTGATGCCAATTTACAAAACTGGACGATCAAGCAACCTACTGGTGTGACCTATCGAGAGTTCGGCAATGACTGAAACCACCCTGAGCGGTAGGAATCTATTCAAACAATATGGCAAGCGCACTGTGGTGAGCGATGCCTCAGTAGAAGTGAAAACTGGCGAAGTCGTGGGTTTACTGGGTCCCAATGGAGCAGGAAAAACCACAACCTTTTATATGGTCACGGGAATGATCAGGCCAAATTCGGGGTCCGTTTTTCTCGGTGATGAAGACATTACCCGATCAGCCATGTATAAACGTGCCCGTGCTGGTATCGGTTATTTACCCCAGGAAGCCAGCATCTTCAGAAAGCTTAGTGTTGAGGATAATTTGAGGCTGGTCTGTGAAACCCTGGACATTGACAAGCAGGCCCAGGAGGAGAAACTTGAATATCTTCTGGATGAGTTAACCATTGGCCATGTTCGCAAAAACAAGGGTCACCAATTGAGTGGTGGGGAGAGGCGACGCACGGAAATCGCCAGGGCTCTGGTAACCGACCCGAATTTTATCTTATTGGATGAACCATTTGCCGGTGTTGACCCCATAGCAGTCGAAGATATTCAACAGATTGTTCTGGCGTTAAAAAACAAGGGCATAGGTGTTTTAATCACCGATCACAATGTACACGAGACGCTGTCTATTACTGATCGCAGCTATTTGCTGTTTCAGGGTAAAATATTATTATCAGGTAATGCTGAATTTCTGGCAAATGATGAACAGGCCAGAAAACTCTATCTCGGAAGCAATTTCAAACTGGATCGATAAGAACTGTGGAACTATCACAAAATCTTGAGCTAAAACAAACCCTAACGCCGCAGCAGATTCTGCTGTCGACTTTGCTGCAATTGCCATCCATGGCCTTGGAGCTGAGGATTAAGACTGAGCTTGAGATTAATCCTCTGCTGGAGTTGCAGGAGGATGTTGAGGAACTTGATAATCCTGAAGAAGAGGCTGATACTGAAGAGCCTGACATCGATCTTGAAGATTATTTCTCCAATGATGGTTACGAAGCCAAAGAATATTATGATAAAAGTGCAGAAGAGATAGAAATTCAAAATCCCTATCTGCCCAGCCTGTCTGAGGATCTCCTGGAGCAAATTGCAACCCTGCTTATTTCAGAAGATGAAAGAGCCATTCTGGAGGAGATGATTTGGAGTATCGACGAAAGAGGCTATCTCAATATTGAGCTGGAAGTTCTGGCCGATAAATTCGAAGTTGATCTTCACTTGATCGAGCGGTTACACCGGCAACTCATGCAGCTTGAACCCCTGGGGATTGGGGCCAGGACGCTGAGAGAATGTTTGCTGGTTCAAGTGAAAAAGATGCATCCCGACACCCCGGCACATTACATCATTCGTGACTATTTTGATGAATTCGCCAATAAACGCTTTGAGAGAATACTGCGAAAACTGCACCTTTCCAAAGTTGATCTGAGGGAAGCGGAGGAGATGATCTCACATCTCAATCCAAAGCCTGGTGATGGTTATCTGGATCCCAAAACCAACTATGTGACTCCAGATTTTTACATTCGTGAACAGGATGGGGAATTTATTGTCACATTAAATGATTCTTTTATCCCTGAGCTGCGTATTTCCGGCAGTTACAAAAACATGTTGTCCAACCAGAAAAAACTTGATACTGATACGAAACTCTTTTTAAAGAAGAAGGTCGAATCTGCCAAGTGGTTTATC from Candidatus Neomarinimicrobiota bacterium encodes:
- the lptB gene encoding LPS export ABC transporter ATP-binding protein — its product is MTETTLSGRNLFKQYGKRTVVSDASVEVKTGEVVGLLGPNGAGKTTTFYMVTGMIRPNSGSVFLGDEDITRSAMYKRARAGIGYLPQEASIFRKLSVEDNLRLVCETLDIDKQAQEEKLEYLLDELTIGHVRKNKGHQLSGGERRRTEIARALVTDPNFILLDEPFAGVDPIAVEDIQQIVLALKNKGIGVLITDHNVHETLSITDRSYLLFQGKILLSGNAEFLANDEQARKLYLGSNFKLDR
- the rpoN gene encoding RNA polymerase factor sigma-54, with translation MELSQNLELKQTLTPQQILLSTLLQLPSMALELRIKTELEINPLLELQEDVEELDNPEEEADTEEPDIDLEDYFSNDGYEAKEYYDKSAEEIEIQNPYLPSLSEDLLEQIATLLISEDERAILEEMIWSIDERGYLNIELEVLADKFEVDLHLIERLHRQLMQLEPLGIGARTLRECLLVQVKKMHPDTPAHYIIRDYFDEFANKRFERILRKLHLSKVDLREAEEMISHLNPKPGDGYLDPKTNYVTPDFYIREQDGEFIVTLNDSFIPELRISGSYKNMLSNQKKLDTDTKLFLKKKVESAKWFINSIQMRRITMLKVINAIIERQKGFFLRGADYLKPMVLRDIAEDISMDISTISRVTSGKYAQTDWGTFELRYFFSEGIEAEDGENISTRRIKERLRVIIEEEDKSHPISDEAISKVLQKDGFPIARRTVAKYREQLNIPVARLRREI